The following are from one region of the Symmachiella macrocystis genome:
- a CDS encoding EF-hand domain-containing protein yields the protein MRRESRFRPVKCVWQASQRYSNSFEQPEKTVNLKGLIQDGTEFPLAAGSVRETRKLATVVCRSRLGGVTISAGLALSSAALESAILKILDHHNNQMVSTAEWFLAMDRNRDGDISSRKFIGDSMAFQRLDRDGDRLISLDDYLKIYLKKFKQGCNRTAYHTRSN from the coding sequence ATGCGCCGAGAGAGCCGCTTTCGGCCGGTCAAGTGCGTGTGGCAAGCGTCGCAGCGGTATAGCAATAGCTTTGAACAGCCCGAGAAAACCGTGAATTTGAAGGGGCTCATTCAGGATGGAACGGAGTTTCCACTCGCTGCTGGTTCTGTTCGCGAGACTCGCAAACTGGCAACTGTGGTTTGCCGGTCGCGGCTCGGCGGGGTGACCATCAGTGCGGGACTTGCTCTATCGTCAGCAGCTTTGGAGTCGGCGATCCTCAAAATATTGGATCATCACAACAATCAGATGGTCAGCACCGCGGAATGGTTCCTTGCAATGGATCGGAATCGGGATGGGGACATTTCGAGCCGCAAATTTATCGGAGACAGCATGGCATTTCAACGGCTTGATCGTGATGGTGACCGTTTGATTTCCCTCGATGACTATTTAAAGATCTATTTGAAAAAGTTCAAACAGGGTTGCAACCGCACCGCTTACCACACACGGTCGAACTAA
- a CDS encoding permease, translating into MFFLPIFADGAGYRGFLTDFNTTFWSAVLRITEAMVDAAPFLVAGVLAAGILRGLVGAQRVRSLLGVGHWTGPFRAWAMGVLLPICSLGALPVARELRRAGVPSGTVLSFVLVAPVLNPVSIVYGLSHIAPVMLLYFAVGTFVVSVGIGLIWNRVVSEKQDIDPEDLEQAPRRSIDRLAVMGSTTARSLVGPAAIDYGLALLAVGFLGAFLPHGVLQTGLTRDNVFAPVIMGLVAIPVYVTPTEVMMHFGHIVRDGYSLGAAFALIILGAGANVGVANWLRRDYGMKSLLLFVSLLIGATLAIGLTADRTIISGNATVADHTHAFDPFTRLALVSDYQSNIGWVWAEVTRKITIDQICGLGLFILLALLGIVLRLLGDRVSIEHLLRNDQEEIATTAYSPWNPRLTPLQLYFVGAVCSIVLGIVGLFLYYPPSDDLFDDMSNIRISAYDAVRDQDVRESRRRLEQLRSHAEKLTTSVLIRWQEPTEAQKESVEEVLYSLDTLEDYVVAGRFQEARTMITYVEKTYRKCRSEFRMIGLN; encoded by the coding sequence ATGTTTTTCCTGCCAATTTTTGCAGACGGAGCCGGCTATCGCGGCTTTCTGACTGACTTCAATACAACCTTTTGGAGTGCGGTGCTGAGAATCACCGAGGCCATGGTTGATGCAGCACCGTTTCTGGTCGCGGGTGTTTTAGCAGCCGGAATATTACGTGGTTTGGTGGGAGCCCAACGCGTGCGGAGCTTGCTAGGCGTCGGGCATTGGACAGGCCCGTTTCGTGCTTGGGCCATGGGTGTCCTTTTGCCGATTTGTTCATTAGGAGCGTTGCCGGTAGCTCGAGAACTCCGTCGCGCAGGGGTACCAAGCGGAACAGTGTTGAGTTTTGTACTGGTGGCCCCTGTGCTCAACCCCGTGTCGATTGTCTACGGGCTGAGTCACATCGCTCCTGTGATGTTGTTGTATTTTGCGGTGGGCACATTCGTGGTTTCCGTCGGGATTGGCTTGATCTGGAATCGCGTCGTTTCCGAAAAACAGGACATTGATCCGGAAGATCTTGAGCAAGCGCCCCGCCGCAGTATTGATCGCCTGGCTGTGATGGGCAGCACGACGGCTCGGTCATTGGTGGGACCGGCTGCGATCGATTACGGCTTAGCATTGCTGGCTGTCGGATTCTTGGGAGCATTTTTGCCGCACGGCGTTTTGCAGACGGGGTTGACGCGCGACAACGTTTTCGCGCCGGTCATCATGGGTTTGGTAGCGATTCCCGTATACGTGACCCCAACTGAGGTCATGATGCATTTCGGGCACATCGTGCGGGACGGTTACTCTTTGGGCGCGGCCTTTGCCCTCATCATTCTCGGAGCGGGAGCCAACGTGGGTGTCGCGAATTGGCTCCGCCGTGATTACGGAATGAAGTCGCTGCTGTTGTTTGTCTCACTGTTGATCGGAGCGACGTTAGCGATCGGATTAACGGCAGACCGCACGATCATCAGCGGAAACGCCACTGTCGCTGATCATACGCACGCGTTCGACCCCTTCACACGGCTAGCGCTTGTCAGTGATTATCAATCGAATATCGGTTGGGTCTGGGCGGAAGTCACTCGAAAAATCACGATCGATCAAATCTGTGGTTTGGGACTGTTTATATTGTTGGCCCTGCTGGGAATCGTCTTAAGACTCCTGGGGGATCGAGTGAGCATCGAGCATCTCCTGCGCAATGACCAAGAAGAGATCGCTACGACTGCTTATTCTCCCTGGAACCCCAGATTAACACCGTTGCAGCTCTATTTCGTAGGAGCGGTTTGCTCGATCGTCTTGGGAATCGTCGGTCTATTTTTATATTACCCACCCTCCGATGATTTGTTCGACGACATGAGCAATATTCGCATCAGCGCGTATGACGCCGTTCGAGATCAGGACGTACGCGAGTCTCGACGTCGTTTGGAACAATTACGCAGTCATGCAGAGAAACTGACAACGAGCGTCTTGATCCGCTGGCAAGAGCCGACCGAGGCTCAGAAAGAGAGTGTGGAGGAGGTTCTCTACAGTCTCGACACTTTGGAGGATTATGTGGTGGCAGGCCGTTTTCAAGAAGCGCGAACCATGATCACCTACGTCGAAAAAACTTACAGAAAATGTCGCTCGGAATTTCGCATGATTGGGTTGAATTAG
- a CDS encoding DUF58 domain-containing protein, translated as MKRNLSEFLSKITDRIMAVGNYDYCPWANKYVYWLKQPIGWFVLAAIASAVIGLFAVPQGWFVCGVVSLVTALGVAWPWLAMRGLTAEIEFDRRRCREQDSIQVTLVVTNRWPWAVWGLLVERGFFESAGEIQSETATTALASVSGWSKTQFTFEYVPPRRGVYPLQAPLLGTGFPFGLWQAHQPIALNEQLIVWPRCVDLKSLPLLQGERLSAVGAFVDRAGHDGDILSARDYREGDSLRRIHWTQTARRDRLIVCERQTASRQMIVVTLDPWAFADQTPQDRILLDWGLRTVASLCQEFHGHACDLSCELNDERQAVPAATAAIQQINDRLARYTPLPAAPKGSITVSTGDRAQMTLFVTTVAGWERLGRSSWLGEIASFHVIVLDPGSTPQNHGQTPPYDFNRAETPQSAVRSTKPWMWIDISEDTSQQLRHQWERQCHDNWSVN; from the coding sequence ATGAAACGAAATCTGTCGGAATTTCTATCAAAGATCACCGACCGTATTATGGCGGTCGGGAACTACGATTATTGTCCATGGGCAAACAAATATGTCTACTGGCTGAAGCAACCGATCGGCTGGTTTGTGCTAGCTGCGATCGCATCGGCGGTCATTGGTCTCTTTGCGGTTCCACAAGGCTGGTTCGTCTGTGGAGTCGTTTCGTTGGTGACTGCGTTGGGTGTCGCATGGCCTTGGTTGGCCATGCGGGGATTGACGGCCGAAATCGAGTTTGATCGACGCCGCTGTCGCGAACAGGATTCGATACAGGTCACACTCGTTGTAACCAACCGTTGGCCTTGGGCGGTCTGGGGACTGTTGGTTGAACGAGGTTTCTTCGAAAGCGCCGGTGAAATCCAAAGCGAAACCGCGACAACGGCTTTGGCCAGTGTCAGCGGTTGGTCTAAAACCCAATTCACGTTTGAGTATGTACCTCCTCGACGTGGAGTCTATCCGTTACAGGCACCGTTATTGGGCACGGGATTTCCTTTCGGTTTGTGGCAGGCCCATCAGCCGATTGCCTTGAACGAACAGTTGATCGTTTGGCCTCGTTGCGTCGATTTGAAATCGTTGCCGCTACTTCAAGGAGAGCGACTCTCGGCGGTCGGAGCCTTTGTGGATAGAGCGGGCCACGACGGTGATATTCTCTCCGCTCGCGATTATCGAGAAGGGGATTCGCTGAGGAGGATTCATTGGACGCAAACGGCTCGTCGAGACAGATTGATTGTCTGTGAGCGTCAGACAGCCTCGCGGCAGATGATTGTCGTGACACTTGATCCTTGGGCGTTTGCTGATCAGACCCCCCAAGATCGAATATTACTCGACTGGGGTCTGAGGACTGTAGCCAGCCTCTGCCAAGAGTTTCATGGCCACGCTTGTGATTTGAGTTGTGAACTCAATGACGAGCGTCAAGCAGTTCCCGCCGCCACCGCCGCCATCCAACAAATCAATGATCGCTTGGCTCGTTACACACCCTTGCCTGCTGCACCAAAAGGAAGCATTACCGTCAGCACCGGTGACCGAGCTCAAATGACTCTCTTCGTGACAACCGTTGCCGGCTGGGAACGTCTCGGCAGGTCATCATGGCTGGGCGAAATCGCTTCATTTCACGTGATCGTTTTGGATCCAGGATCAACTCCGCAAAACCATGGGCAAACTCCACCTTACGATTTCAACCGCGCTGAAACACCACAATCCGCTGTCCGAAGTACCAAACCTTGGATGTGGATCGACATCTCTGAGGACACCTCCCAACAACTTCGACATCAATGGGAAAGGCAATGCCATGACAACTGGTCAGTCAATTAA
- a CDS encoding AAA family ATPase: protein MDSRNQADQSTEGHCQYQSTIDGLRLSLNEALIGKSDIVELVLACVLSRGHILFDDLPGLGKTTLAKAVARVVGGKFARVQCTPDLLPGDITGFNIFNQKSRSFEFREGPIFSDVLLADEINRATPRTQSALFEAMAERQVTIDNQTYPLSKSFIVIATQNPVESHGAFPLPEAQLDRFSMKLRIGYPDPSSELSMLAAHVGPQEQNPTASKAIIDPAQLQMLQQHVAGVSVDVNVQKYLVELATATRNHRDVTLGLSPRGLLTWQRAAQAWAHLQRRDFVVPDDIQHVAGPILEVRLAVDIDSGPKIVKEILESVPVPVLN, encoded by the coding sequence ATGGATTCAAGAAATCAAGCGGACCAGAGCACAGAAGGCCACTGCCAATATCAATCAACCATCGATGGTCTACGGTTGTCACTCAACGAAGCGTTGATCGGCAAGTCAGATATCGTGGAACTCGTGCTCGCCTGCGTACTGTCGCGGGGGCACATTTTGTTCGACGATCTTCCCGGGCTGGGAAAAACGACTTTAGCGAAAGCGGTTGCCAGGGTCGTGGGAGGCAAGTTTGCCCGCGTGCAATGTACTCCCGACTTGCTCCCAGGTGATATCACCGGGTTTAACATTTTCAATCAGAAGTCGCGCAGTTTCGAGTTTCGCGAAGGGCCTATCTTCTCCGATGTGCTGCTGGCCGACGAAATCAATCGAGCCACACCCCGTACACAAAGCGCGCTCTTTGAAGCGATGGCCGAGCGGCAAGTGACGATCGATAATCAAACCTACCCGTTGAGCAAGTCGTTCATTGTCATCGCCACCCAGAATCCGGTTGAGAGCCACGGAGCATTTCCACTTCCGGAAGCTCAACTCGACCGCTTCTCCATGAAATTGCGCATCGGTTATCCCGATCCGAGCAGCGAGCTTTCGATGCTAGCGGCGCATGTCGGCCCACAAGAACAAAACCCCACAGCCTCGAAAGCGATCATCGATCCGGCTCAGCTACAAATGCTGCAGCAGCACGTCGCAGGAGTTAGTGTGGACGTGAACGTCCAAAAGTATCTTGTTGAACTTGCCACTGCCACGCGAAACCATCGCGACGTCACACTCGGATTGAGCCCGCGGGGATTACTCACTTGGCAGAGAGCCGCGCAAGCGTGGGCGCACCTTCAACGCCGGGATTTCGTGGTTCCTGATGACATTCAACATGTCGCCGGCCCAATTCTGGAGGTCCGACTGGCGGTCGACATTGATTCCGGTCCGAAAATTGTCAAAGAAATCCTCGAATCGGTTCCGGTACCGGTACTCAATTGA
- a CDS encoding PEP-CTERM sorting domain-containing protein, with translation MRKTTAGLLMAFVVGASSWLGFPQQANAAIISARGGTVTLDGQTGLEWLDMTASTGFGFQEIQSELLPGGQFEGFRLATRAEVRTFWENAGATNIANSGNSSINYQPGNYSAINALQSLMGAPDNGFNVGIDSIMTYGLSADIIAVLGNDRVAMPGMGIDTAGTLGYATLAQYANPLDASGSSTFGSWLVRDTDLPLVISIGDGSRSLDLVTGNVWLDMPLSTGLGFQEIQSELLPGGQFEGFRLATRDEVRELWESAGFVDIAASGNSSTNYTTANFSGASYLQGLMGAPDAGFNVGIDSIMTYGLSADIIDVLGNDRVAMPGMGVDTAGTLGYATLAQYANPLDASGSSTFGSWLVSDTPISGVVHAVPEPSSLVLFAVGVIGLGTFAGRARRCR, from the coding sequence ATGCGGAAAACTACTGCGGGTTTGTTGATGGCATTCGTGGTCGGCGCCTCCAGCTGGCTGGGCTTCCCCCAGCAGGCGAATGCCGCCATCATTAGCGCACGAGGGGGAACTGTGACACTCGACGGCCAGACTGGCCTCGAATGGCTGGACATGACCGCCTCGACAGGGTTCGGCTTCCAGGAGATCCAGTCCGAGTTGTTGCCCGGTGGGCAGTTCGAAGGCTTTCGACTGGCGACGCGCGCCGAGGTTCGCACGTTCTGGGAGAACGCTGGCGCCACGAACATCGCGAACAGCGGCAACTCGTCGATCAACTATCAGCCGGGGAATTATTCAGCGATCAATGCGCTTCAGTCCCTAATGGGCGCGCCCGACAATGGGTTCAACGTTGGAATCGACTCGATCATGACCTATGGCTTGTCGGCGGACATTATCGCTGTACTGGGCAACGACCGCGTTGCGATGCCTGGCATGGGCATCGACACGGCCGGGACGCTGGGGTATGCGACGCTCGCCCAGTACGCCAACCCACTGGATGCTAGCGGCAGCTCGACATTCGGCTCCTGGTTGGTGCGCGACACCGATCTGCCACTGGTTATTTCGATCGGTGACGGTTCACGGTCGCTGGACTTGGTGACGGGCAATGTATGGCTCGACATGCCCCTGTCCACTGGGCTCGGCTTCCAGGAAATCCAGTCCGAACTGCTACCCGGTGGGCAGTTCGAGGGCTTTCGGCTGGCGACGCGCGATGAGGTGCGGGAGCTATGGGAGAGTGCGGGCTTCGTCGATATTGCAGCGAGCGGCAACAGCTCCACCAACTACACGACCGCCAACTTTTCGGGAGCCTCGTATTTGCAAGGCTTGATGGGCGCGCCCGATGCTGGGTTCAATGTTGGAATCGACTCGATTATGACTTATGGCTTGTCGGCGGACATTATCGATGTACTGGGAAACGACCGCGTTGCAATGCCTGGCATGGGTGTCGACACGGCCGGGACGCTGGGGTATGCGACGCTCGCCCAGTATGCCAACCCACTGGATGCTAGCGGCAGCTCGACATTCGGCTCCTGGCTCGTAAGCGACACACCGATCTCGGGCGTCGTACACGCTGTCCCTGAGCCTTCGTCACTTGTGTTGTTCGCAGTCGGTGTGATCGGACTTGGCACCTTCGCTGGACGCGCCCGACGCTGCCGCTAA
- a CDS encoding transglutaminase-like domain-containing protein, whose product MTTGQSIKASASPVPRSHVQPLSKHTSEFGTLLLATVAAIALFIPRFESTRSVSLLIVSALLSAGLPWGIWWFLREDQSPKNKLIQYAPVIITAWVLWSMLTELFSRAIGLGEAPEILMLTTLQNAGLITAAYSHWRRCQQVACLISSFLTLYVLIICSQPVVFVLAGLFGVMMLWWLMARYWERVSNTYASHRSDRCLPVRSSVLASVAGGLLLLAALFGTTGGATYVLGGFMPTSGGNSDSNDLARSGVGDGDAMVAAQEDANSFGPVESDLFLESEMPSLYDMMNEAYGEPLKPPKKRERAMGLPQGNMKITHQRTAKTERSGKEFSTVRRMVERTKSDLKDRKAPALLHVVGRVPLHLAIERFDTFNGRDWEHSNEKLNHSNLSLQRQDEKPWVQVQPAANFAIPGGLETHGVKLINLKTKRVPSPPQITAVHIDKIDLVDFYGWSTDGVVELPQRDLIPQLTVLYTQSAKVNLTSLRELDFTESFRTPRQFREDQQNSWAAITSTTMKRHLEIPPQSQKAATLAAEWTKGVPRGWQQVEAIVSHLRSEFTRDSLATVPEASDDVVSHFLNAGRGPDYLFATTAAVMLRSQGYPTRLVTGFYADPQNYDRAGGQTIVLPEDVHAWAEVGVGGSKWVAIEPTPGYEPPPEVLTWKQQFAQLAAAMLSWLKANVVLLLSGGLVLFSIWYTRFTWLDWGFISLIRLWRWGHPIHRIRATLYMLEYRSWLAGLPRPATVTVRQWYLDRSEGLSEKSRNQLSFFINILERTLYAPATLQTTDRDQTAHACRNAIQHLRTPQLRSWAQQGDLQQ is encoded by the coding sequence ATGACAACTGGTCAGTCAATTAAAGCTAGCGCCTCTCCAGTGCCGCGGTCGCACGTGCAACCGTTATCCAAACACACGTCGGAATTCGGGACCCTGTTGCTAGCAACTGTGGCCGCCATCGCCCTATTCATACCCCGCTTTGAATCCACGCGATCCGTTAGTTTGTTAATCGTCTCGGCCTTGCTATCAGCCGGTTTGCCCTGGGGCATTTGGTGGTTCCTCCGTGAAGATCAATCCCCCAAGAACAAGCTGATTCAATATGCCCCGGTGATCATCACCGCTTGGGTGTTGTGGTCAATGCTCACGGAGCTTTTTTCTCGCGCCATTGGATTGGGAGAGGCGCCGGAAATACTGATGCTGACGACTCTCCAAAATGCCGGATTGATCACTGCGGCTTACTCGCATTGGCGTCGCTGCCAACAAGTCGCTTGTTTGATCAGCAGTTTTCTGACGCTTTATGTCCTAATCATTTGTTCGCAGCCTGTAGTTTTTGTTCTGGCGGGATTATTCGGTGTGATGATGCTGTGGTGGCTCATGGCCCGTTATTGGGAGCGAGTCAGCAATACTTACGCCTCACACCGTTCCGACCGCTGCCTACCGGTCCGTTCGTCTGTATTGGCGAGCGTTGCAGGGGGACTGCTGCTACTGGCGGCGCTCTTCGGCACGACCGGTGGGGCCACATACGTTTTGGGCGGTTTTATGCCGACTTCTGGCGGAAACAGCGACAGCAATGATTTGGCACGTTCTGGAGTCGGTGACGGTGACGCGATGGTCGCTGCCCAAGAAGACGCTAACAGTTTCGGACCGGTTGAAAGCGACCTATTTCTCGAATCCGAAATGCCCTCTTTATACGACATGATGAATGAAGCATACGGTGAGCCGCTGAAACCTCCCAAAAAACGAGAGCGTGCCATGGGGCTCCCGCAGGGCAACATGAAAATCACGCACCAACGCACTGCAAAAACGGAACGTAGTGGCAAAGAATTTTCCACTGTTCGGCGAATGGTCGAGCGAACCAAATCGGATCTCAAAGATCGCAAAGCCCCGGCTTTATTGCATGTCGTCGGTCGTGTACCACTGCACTTGGCGATCGAGCGGTTCGACACCTTCAACGGTCGTGACTGGGAGCATTCCAACGAAAAATTAAATCATTCCAATCTCTCACTTCAGAGACAAGATGAGAAGCCATGGGTGCAAGTACAACCCGCAGCCAACTTTGCCATTCCGGGTGGTCTGGAAACTCATGGTGTGAAATTAATTAACCTCAAGACTAAACGTGTCCCCTCTCCTCCCCAAATCACAGCTGTGCATATCGACAAGATCGACCTCGTGGATTTCTACGGCTGGTCGACAGATGGTGTCGTGGAGCTGCCTCAACGCGACTTGATCCCGCAATTGACAGTGCTCTATACCCAATCCGCCAAGGTGAATCTCACCAGCTTACGCGAGTTGGACTTCACTGAGAGCTTTCGGACACCGCGGCAATTCCGTGAAGATCAACAAAATTCATGGGCAGCGATCACGTCTACAACCATGAAGCGGCATCTGGAAATTCCTCCTCAGAGCCAAAAGGCGGCCACGCTCGCCGCGGAGTGGACCAAGGGGGTCCCCCGAGGTTGGCAGCAAGTGGAAGCGATCGTTTCGCACTTGAGATCGGAATTCACACGTGATTCTCTCGCAACAGTTCCGGAAGCGAGCGACGATGTGGTGAGCCATTTTCTGAATGCGGGGCGCGGCCCGGATTATTTGTTTGCCACCACTGCAGCCGTCATGCTCCGCTCACAAGGATATCCGACCCGGCTCGTCACCGGATTCTATGCTGATCCCCAAAATTACGATCGAGCCGGAGGGCAGACCATCGTCTTACCGGAGGACGTTCATGCTTGGGCGGAAGTCGGAGTCGGTGGCTCCAAGTGGGTCGCTATAGAACCGACACCCGGCTACGAACCTCCGCCGGAAGTTTTGACCTGGAAGCAACAATTCGCTCAGCTCGCGGCTGCCATGCTGAGCTGGTTGAAAGCGAATGTTGTGCTGCTTCTCAGTGGGGGATTGGTACTTTTTAGTATTTGGTACACCCGATTCACTTGGCTCGATTGGGGCTTCATCAGCTTAATCCGGCTTTGGCGTTGGGGGCATCCGATCCACAGAATTCGAGCCACCCTGTACATGTTGGAGTATCGCTCCTGGCTGGCGGGATTGCCGCGCCCGGCGACAGTGACTGTTCGTCAATGGTACCTCGATCGCTCCGAAGGACTGTCGGAAAAATCAAGAAATCAATTATCGTTTTTTATCAATATCTTGGAGCGTACTCTGTATGCTCCCGCGACTTTACAAACCACCGATCGTGACCAAACGGCCCATGCTTGCAGAAACGCCATTCAGCATCTGCGAACGCCACAGTTACGTTCTTGGGCCCAACAAGGAGACCTTCAGCAATGA